The Vanessa tameamea isolate UH-Manoa-2023 chromosome 25, ilVanTame1 primary haplotype, whole genome shotgun sequence genome segment TCGGGAACCGCAAATTATTGGTAAATTAAcatgaataattatttcaactaaaataactctatgtattaaaatattagatcATTTTCATTAGAACGAACTTATAACAATAGCCAGTGTAATAATCTATTAATTCAACCGGTCAGTAGCCTGTTTTGAGGCTAATTTATTCATCAATGTGTAGGCACACGCTGTATAAACGGTCGGTGCCTAAATTAGCGAAGCGCGTTTAGACTATCAAGAGACGTGCACGGGTCGTTGACTATTTATGATATCCAATGAATCTATGTTTATATGacactaataaaaatatgtagtgTATatgtaggtatcacccactcgtcagatatacaatactaagtattactctgttccggtttgaagtttaAGTGAgacagtttaactacaggcatataAGGCacggacgtaacatcttagttcccaaggttggtggcgcatcgacgatgtgaggaatggttatatattaaagcgtcaatgtctatgggcggtggtgaccacttatcgtcGGTTGGCCCATAAgactaacaattttataaaatttaacttgaaaTGAACCATACGCTGCATTTTTatccgatatttttttaaataatccagGGCTGAACGTGAATCTTGAACAAATATCGCGGGTTCAAATCTTGGCATATGTCATTcagttattttacttaatttgtgacagtaaatttatatcgtatttaaaattacaatttcaatggCTTACATTTTCCGAGCGTCCCGTGGACAGCCACTTTTTtgtacttcattatttttagatttttcaataaaatgcttcataataataatggaaatatttattcgtttcaGACAATTGAAAACGGTGAGGAGTGGTAGCAGGTGGTACCTAAATGATGGTCGCGGAGCTCGCCGTAAAAAGCCGCGCCCGGCATGATGGCCGCGCTCTCCTGCTACCAACCTTGTCGGTCGCACCTCGCACAACCTGCTAGGTGAGTTCcagtttacaaattataatgagtaaattgttttcgaatcTATCTATCTAAAATCGAAAATTgtgaattataattgttaataaatgatGTATGCATGTCATTCGAATGGGACTGCTATGATATACACAAACAATGATTTGAAAAAATGATTTTGCTCCAATTACTTTGGACATACTTCGATCATATGgtaatatttgttatacttGTTTCACTTTGTACTgcaattactaatataattactagttATTCATAATATCTGAattattattcgaattttaCAGTTGTACTAGTTTACGTCCTCTGCTTTGCATGTTTGTTAGTGGGAAGAGGAATCCTTTTCTATTTTCCTGACGTGTTTGCATATTTCATGGTGATCGATTGATTAGCTCAGATGTAAAAGCCTTACAAACAGACAAAGAAACTCGCTTTTGCGTCAATAATAGGATGTCTGTAAAgatatttacacaaaatataatttaacctcTTTTTTTCAAAGGTGTTTCGACAACGACAACGATCACTCAGCAACACTATCAATCCGCAGACGTCAATTTGTCGAAAGATGTCACGAAGCAAGAACTGGCCGGAGCAGGGATCTTATACCTGAGGTATCCGTCAAGAGGACCAGGGAGGAGTTGGCTAAGCATGCGGCACAAACACAACAACTGACCAGGCGGCTAAACGTCGAGTCAGGATGGTCGAAAGTTGAAGAGGTTAGGAAGAAGTTTGAGGGAGCTGCGACCTCGGCTTCCTACTCTCGATCCTTTGAATCTCCGCCTAGGTAAGACATACTGTTGTGCAGTACTTAACATTATATCACACCGTGACTGCTTTTACCAAAttcttataaagttttttttcgaaattcgattcgaaaaaaaaatcagaacatAAAAATCTTACTTCGAAAAAAACACGAAGAGTGGTTAAACTGCTCTATATGATTCCATAAAATCCAAATCCTACCGGAAATTCTGTAAggagaaactcgaaactcactatAGATTACGAAgctgaaatgtcagaatgtgacaCGCGACATAGactcaaaatagcgtatcatcgtaagtcggttgtcaacatttcacgagtgaaatacgaaCCGTATTGCAGTTCCGCTCGCACTGCTTGCGACCATTGCGATTCTCAGAAACGCCATTGACACTTATTAGTTTCCGATTTTACTTTTGTCAAtcgtttttgttaaatacattacTATTGTTCCCGAAGTTTACCGATGTACAATATATACAGtacattccaatggcaggaggtgtaaagataaacaaatcaatGCActgctatattatacactagaaacagttcttgattaatatatgagTTAAAGGGACAGAagatctcagttcccaaggttggtggcgcaatgtctgtgggcagtggtgaccacttaccatcgttCATTCGGCAATTCGTCAACGCTTGTCATAAAAGaatgattaaaaatgttaacaaaatctGTATGAATATTACTCTTAACATGtggtttttttgaaaaaattttgaaaaaattgcAGGCGTCGTCTAGCAGACTCGTTATTTGCAAGTTTCAAGCTACCGCGTAGGAAGGAGATGGCGACACCCCGCTCGCTCGCGCCGCAGCCGCAACAGAAGCGGAAGTCCGCAGTCGAGCTGCTCGCTGAGACCAAAGCGTTCTACGTGAAGTCGGAAACTGTGCTTGATCGAAAGCAAGAACTGCCTCTAAGGGTATGAACTGATATTATCTTCCattaaatcttagatttacttttaattataaattgctaATCTCCGGCCTAGAGAAGGCAGTGAAACAGgtgttaagtattattatatatcctgTCCCTTGCTGTATTAgtgtattttcattataatgcCAAACGAAAgtactaagatatttttttcttttttacgtttaacttttaaattgacattGTTTTTTCTGGAATCTGGCTACCTTCAAATGGCTGTATTGTAAAGTTACCTTTGCTTGAAGAAGACggccatttttttaaatatattttctatacaaaatatcattattatgtttaagttttGAGAAAATCACTACTACACTTCGACCGTAACGGAAATTGTCTGACTGTTTAGTTACATCGATAATGTTCTGTTAATGTTGCCATGCcatagatattttttggttattttagGTAAGCAGTGGCTTGAGTCAGGCAATAGCTGCTGGGGGCTGTCATCTCGTCAGCTCCGGCACTCTTAATAATGATGCCTGCTGTAATCCTTGTAAGTTTTACCATTGTCTTTTAAGTCTAAGTCGACCATACAGACACAAATACTCAAAACCTAATTGTTCTTTTATAAACAGCGCCATACTCATTAAGTTTATGTAATAACAACCTTCCAGTACACAAACCCCCATTCTTAGGTTCAAAACCTTAGAAGAAATTCACAGATGGCCAGAACAGAGTTTGGAAGTTCACAAGGTTTATACTTCAGTGCCTTGAAATGCACGTGAAGCCGCTGTGTCTGAACTCTTTAGCCGAAATCGTCGCATTTACTTGTCATGATATTGAGCAACGCAAAGGCGAGTTTGTTATCTTATTTTCtagaaattattatgtaatatataattttcagatGCAACGACTAGAATATCGAGTACGCGGCGAGCGGTGAGCGCGGGCGAAGGTCTGCAGAACACTTTGAGACGGCTTCTCGAACATTCTGACAGCAGAGAGAATGTTTACTCCCCGGCGTATGTCTGTAAGTACGCATGTccagtacatttttaaaaataaattatccgtGCCATCGtttatgaatacatacatatgttattattttcagcTCAAAAAATGTTCTCCGAAGCACGTCGTCTCAAAGATTCTTATCCGGATCGTGAAGTGTCTCGATCGCAACACACGTCCGGTACATTTTCTGGGACGTCATCGTCCGGAACTTCAGGTTCCAAACACAAGGAGGACAAGAACCGGCCGCTGAGCTTTGGCGACGCACGAGTCTTCTTCCCGGAGTCATTCGTGATACCGAGACAGAGACCCAGTGAAGTTGTTATCAAGAATACTTATTCTATACGTTAGTATCTTATTCTCTTATTTTAAGacaacaagaaaaatattttggaatattaaaTGCCATATTTTGCTTATGGAAGCCGCCTGTGTGTCTCGGGTTTATTGGATAAAGCAGCTCCTGTCTTGGTTTACGGATTGAACCATTGATctgatattgataaaatttgttatggCGATATCTCGAACGCTGGGTAAAGAAAGAGGCTTTACTAAAGCACTTATAACAAATCGATATATCGATAAATTGCCcagtgaaaatttaatatatgtacctctgttaattatcaaataattatattaattaattattcagtgCTCAATTAGTGCTTTCCATTTATGAACATAATACGATGCGGTAGTGAGTGGTTAGCTATTTATGAAGCAGTACACAGCTAGATTAATCAAAAGCAACCAGTTTTCCAAATTTTTGGGCAAGCTATTTGAtcgcaaaattttatttaacagcaTTGCATTTCATTATTAATGACCACTTATGATTATTCCCAATTGACCATTCTAGCTTTACTTACAGACGTGCGTgtcttaaatctttaaaaaaagcatattagtCAATACAAGAAtgatagatgataaaaaacattatatatatttatatatataattgtatataactaaaataaatttgtattctgaatgttaaaaaagagtatctactgagtttcttgtcggctcttctcggtagaatctacattccgaggaggtagcttcacttaatatagttctgtaaaaggACGAAtcaagtgcttgtaaaagcctctttgaatgaagaatattttgattttgtttttttggtcTTATAATCTAAGAAACgattcaaatacatttataaaatcaacgTCTTATCTGTaaggaatgaaaaaaaaatccaattcaATATTTCCATTCGCAGCGAGTCCCCAGTCAAGTCCCCACGCGCCCGACGACATCTCCCGCAGCGGAGAACATATCGTCGCGATCAGTCCCCCCGCTGAGTACGCACTCTCCGCTCCCAGATATATTAGGTGGGTGTTGAcaacacatatattattaaattgcattttttttttattaaatcacttAATTGTCAAGAATTGTGAATCTAAATTAACTATATCATTTTAGATCAAATTCTCACTCCCAACCGAGCGTACGAGAGGATGACAGCACCAATATTAATAGCCATAAATCTCTACCTGATTTACATGCACAAGCGCATGGTTATCCTGAACAGTGAGtgttacttttaatacattttctacTGAACGTAAAAAGTAGCAGTATTTAAGTGATattttggtccttcgagcctgattttattttttctttcagcGTCAATGTAGTCGTAGGCACAGAGTCTATCGGTCGTTCACCTCGTAGACGACGACATTCGGCCCATCACCGTACCGCATCCTGCTCTTCTAAGGGAACCCGgtgagttaattaattttatcaaataattattcactttaataatcacataatatatatacataattatttataatagtatggtattttattacagtattatTGCCATGGTGTTATTTTCGAacgtaatttgtattatatggaTCTATTTATTCACTAAGACGCGTTTAATTATATGCGTTTGACGTTGAGTGACGTGCTTAAAACTTGTCTTCGTGAGACCATTAACATAAGAGTATAGACAGAAAGAATATATGAATTACATTATATGATTACTTTTGTGTTTAAGTTTTACGTGTTGTTTGatgtggaggggcgcgcctttgtgagtgtttttttttgtgacgcccatagacaatggcgctgtaagaaatattaaccattcctaacatcgccaatgtgtcaccaatcttgggaactaagatgttacatccattgtgcctgtagttacactggctcactcacccttcaaaccggaacacagcaacacTGGGTACTGccgtttagcggtagaatatctgatgagtgggtggtacctactactACCATCGAGTAAATTTATCTATACTTGTAATCGTTTTATCCAATGGTATgcagtatgaaatatatttttgtcgatAGATCAAATCACTCGTCGATGATGTCGTCCTGCGATGCGTTTTCAGAACATCCGTCGCCCGGCGAGGAAAATTATCAATCTTATAACAGGTAAGGTCGAAAAATCACTACTTAATGAGATTTAATCAGAAACCAAAAATTATCAACATGTgaacaatattttactaatttatatattactctaTTGAAGTGAAGAGGCATAGTGTTCGATTACACTCTCGTATTTGCTTCGAAAGCCGAATGCAAGCACTGATATGTCCCTACCGCGCAGCCGCTGCGGCTCGTCGTTCGCGCGCGACTCGGGCGGCTCGAGCGGCCACTACACGCAGCGCAGCGCGCCGCCGCACGCGCGCGACCACGCGCACCACGAGCGCAGCCGGTACGGCACACGGCACACGACACACGACACGACACACGGAGTTATAAGTACAGGGCGGGCGTGACTACGTAAATACGGACGCTCGTGAAACGATCGGGATGGGGATGAGATGATGACGCGCACTTTTAGACAGGATTTTTACTGACTGTGACTTTAAAACTGATTATACCAATGATgtgaaatacaatatattttttaataaaaaaaaattaagacagcTGACATTGAATACTCTTCGATTACTTTACATTTCAAGTTATATACTGTATGAGTCCTCCGCCAGAGGCTACGCGTGGCAGGCGAACAACGGCAGCGCGCTGGAGCAGTGCTACGTGTCGGCGCCGCCGCAGTTCCAGGACGGCGCGCCGTCGCCGCCGCCCTacgcgccgcacgcgccgcaCGCGCGCGTCGGGATACACTTCCAGGTACCGGACGGATCTACGCGGCACTTTTGGCGCACTTGATGAACCAAAAAACTAATTTGCCGTATTGTAAATATCAAAAAGAAGAcgccatcaaataaaaaaactaatgttttctatttttccCCTATGGAAGATCCTCTAAGTGTTACAAATGGATTATAGATTTTCGTCTCTGAATGTACTTTTCTTGTGTTTTTTTCTGAAGGCGAGCGCTCCTCCGCCCCAGTTCCAAGACGAGCCGCCGCTGTACGACTACGGGGACTATGATTGCACATACAAAACCCCTCTCAAGTGTTTGAACGTCAGCAGGAAAGAATATACCAGCACGAGGGAATATACGAGGTGATCGTCTATTGCTCTttgttagataaataaaaataggccttgatatttaaatataacaataaatatacttgaTACTAAAGTCAAAGACTCTTAACAAGTTTccattaatgaaataaagtcTTCTGTCCTTTtcgttttctaatatatataaatgatcttccttgcCGTGTTAAAAGTATTCGTGATATTGTGTTGTTCGCTGACGACACTTCGTTTGATGGTCGTGCGCGGACCAAGggatagttatataaaaaacaatattgggAATAAGCTGTACGTATTCACAATTGCTCGACTGTATATATACAGGCAATCCCTGAcaatttgtttgaatattttgcATAGACTTTCTCTTACTAGCTCACCgttaatttatatgattgtaACTTTAGGGTTGTAAGTATTGTAGATTTTAACTTTGTAAGACCTAgaaaaattaatgtaaagtttTCGTTGTAGATACCATGAGCCGAGCACGGAACTGATCAGCAAACAGCCTCAGTACCAAGAGGTGCGCATGCGTCCTCGCATGGACGACATGCAGGAATACGTAAACACCGCTCAggtaaatgaaaaatgaaactGGTGTAAAGAAAGCAGTAATGCTTGTAcgcatttgaatttgaattttgcaAGTTTTggttaagatattttttctgtCAACTAGACAATCTTGTCTCAAATAATCTTTAGATTCTAACAGGCAACGAACTTTTTTGTGGAGTCCCCTAGGGCTATAGTGCCCTTATTGCTCTTCCCTATAACCATAGAACAGGATCACCCTATAAATAATAGGTAGCTTATCAAAAATgcggtttatttaaaaattagtaattctctttggtgatttttttcttatatttgtagATCCACTGAGATGGTTTCCTTGCCTTTGGATACATCAGAtaatcttatctttaatttgtacagtttttattttactttcgtGTGTCTGAATGTTTCAAAAGAGTATTAATAAATGTCAGTAATTTACATGAccgatcgtttttttttcagatatgtCCTCCGGAAGAAGTGACGTCACCGCTCGGTACTTTCAAACGTCAGAGATGCCTTCGTTACAAGCAACGGCGTCCGCGACCCATTCTACGCTCGAAATCAGACATATCTGACAGGTCTGTGACGATTCATTACTATGCTACGAATGGTATCAGTCGTCTATGCATGTTAACATGTTAAAATTTAGACTGAAACAACGATTACATGTACAAGTGAAGTTTAATTtggaattgttttatatttataatcccCAGTGAGTGCTAAAAATGCCAATGATTAAGGCCAAATATTGCATAACATTATATCAATATCATTAAATGGTTATATATTTgacttaagtaaaaaaaaagtatgtctGCAAATGGCAAAAGCCTCATCTTCTTTTGAGGAGCAGTTTCGGAACTTATTCCAGCACCCTGCAGTGAATTAATCTTTCACTCTTTTCAATTAATCTTCAAGCTTGCTATTAACTAGTTTTTGTCATACAATCTTATTTGGAAAAACTTTCCTTTCATTACTATATTAAAACGATCTGCTCTAGATACAGACGCGCAGATGGAAGAAGTCCCTCCTCAGCGCCATGCGAAGGTGAAGAGTCTCCTGACAGTCCGTCAGGGGAGTCCGTGAGGCTTCAGCAGTTCTTCGACTATTTGGGCATGGACTCGAGACAGTACGACGCGTTCATACGTGACGGAGACGATGACAGTCCCGTATTTTTCTCGTCTGCGTCCACCGTGGACTCGAATCAAATAGCTGCAGCTGCAGACTACACGGtaagatttttatatcttagtaaataaaaatgaaggtCTCTTTGTAATATTGTCTTTGGTGAGTTGTCGATGTTTGTAGAATAGGTTTAATTCTTACTTATGTTATTGTCATAAGAGCCGTCCAAGGAAATTTTTCTTAAGCGATATATATGACGCGTACGAAGGCACTTTAACCATTTGTTTGAGTTGGAATCAAACCTGTTTTGTAGAAGCAAAAAGTTTGATCCTGCGCTTACCCCAAATAATTATGGAATGGAATGCAATGAGGATGGGAAATGATGCGAATGACGATGACTTTTAGATAGTAGACTGGGCTTATACGAAATGAAGAACTAGATCGCTCAGTCTTTTCCAATCTAAATATACCTACGTGTGTTgccactaaaaaaatattggtccTTAAATTCTCTACCTTTGCCTAATTAGTTtaagtataatacaaaaaatacgtctaatacaaatgaaaaacttgaaaataaattaactaatatatttaatagatttttaatctaCTTAAAATTAATGGAATCATTTTGGcacaatatgtataaataatattatccttTATTCCAGGTCCAAGGTCCTGGTATCCAGAAACAGATCTATCGCAACACGGAACCGCCAAGCGTAGTCGAAAGAAACGCGAGAATTATTAAATGGCTATGCCAGTGTCGCAAAGCTCAAATGCAACCGCCTCAgtagaccaaaaaaaaaacaaaataaactttttgttttatgacATTTAAGGATTTGACGTTAAACATAAAACcacagataaatatttatatggttaatttgaatgtatttcGGAACTGATTAGTAAAATGTATGattcaaaatgttttgatttcctCTTACGGTATATTGGTA includes the following:
- the LOC113396635 gene encoding uncharacterized protein LOC113396635 isoform X2, giving the protein MMAALSCYQPCRSHLAQPARCFDNDNDHSATLSIRRRQFVERCHEARTGRSRDLIPEVSVKRTREELAKHAAQTQQLTRRLNVESGWSKVEEVRKKFEGAATSASYSRSFESPPRRRLADSLFASFKLPRRKEMATPRSLAPQPQQKRKSAVELLAETKAFYVKSETVLDRKQELPLRVSSGLSQAIAAGGCHLVSSGTLNNDACCNPYATTRISSTRRAVSAGEGLQNTLRRLLEHSDSRENVYSPAYVSQKMFSEARRLKDSYPDREVSRSQHTSGTFSGTSSSGTSGSKHKEDKNRPLSFGDARVFFPESFVIPRQRPSEVVIKNTYSIPSPQSSPHAPDDISRSGEHIVAISPPAEYALSAPRYIRSNSHSQPSVREDDSTNINSHKSLPDLHAQAHGYPEHVNVVVGTESIGRSPRRRRHSAHHRTASCSSKGTRSNHSSMMSSCDAFSEHPSPGEENYQSYNSRCGSSFARDSGGSSGHYTQRSAPPHARDHAHHERSRGYAWQANNGSALEQCYVSAPPQFQDGAPSPPPYAPHAPHARVGIHFQASAPPPQFQDEPPLYDYGDYDCTYKTPLKCLNVSRKEYTSTREYTRYHEPSTELISKQPQYQEVRMRPRMDDMQEYVNTAQICPPEEVTSPLGTFKRQRCLRYKQRRPRPILRSKSDISDRRADGRSPSSAPCEGEESPDSPSGESVRLQQFFDYLGMDSRQYDAFIRDGDDDSPVFFSSASTVDSNQIAAAADYTVQGPGIQKQIYRNTEPPSVVERNARIIKWLCQCRKAQMQPPQ
- the LOC113396635 gene encoding uncharacterized protein LOC113396635 isoform X1; the encoded protein is MMAALSCYQPCRSHLAQPARCFDNDNDHSATLSIRRRQFVERCHEARTGRSRDLIPEVSVKRTREELAKHAAQTQQLTRRLNVESGWSKVEEVRKKFEGAATSASYSRSFESPPRRRLADSLFASFKLPRRKEMATPRSLAPQPQQKRKSAVELLAETKAFYVKSETVLDRKQELPLRVSSGLSQAIAAGGCHLVSSGTLNNDACCNPYATTRISSTRRAVSAGEGLQNTLRRLLEHSDSRENVYSPAYVSQKMFSEARRLKDSYPDREVSRSQHTSGTFSGTSSSGTSGSKHKEDKNRPLSFGDARVFFPESFVIPRQRPSEVVIKNTYSIPSPQSSPHAPDDISRSGEHIVAISPPAEYALSAPRYIRSNSHSQPSVREDDSTNINSHKSLPDLHAQAHGYPEHVNVVVGTESIGRSPRRRRHSAHHRTASCSSKGTRSNHSSMMSSCDAFSEHPSPGEENYQSYNSRCGSSFARDSGGSSGHYTQRSAPPHARDHAHHERSRGYAWQANNGSALEQCYVSAPPQFQDGAPSPPPYAPHAPHARVGIHFQASAPPPQFQDEPPLYDYGDYDCTYKTPLKCLNVSRKEYTSTREYTRYHEPSTELISKQPQYQEVRMRPRMDDMQEYVNTAQICPPEEVTSPLGTFKRQRCLRYKQRRPRPILRSKSDISDRYRRADGRSPSSAPCEGEESPDSPSGESVRLQQFFDYLGMDSRQYDAFIRDGDDDSPVFFSSASTVDSNQIAAAADYTVQGPGIQKQIYRNTEPPSVVERNARIIKWLCQCRKAQMQPPQ